One Diospyros lotus cultivar Yz01 chromosome 1, ASM1463336v1, whole genome shotgun sequence genomic window carries:
- the LOC127788584 gene encoding PH, RCC1 and FYVE domains-containing protein 1-like isoform X1, whose amino-acid sequence MFRTQKRMTSEANRTAGSVERDIEQAITALKKGACLVKYGRRGKPKPCPFRLANDESVLIWFSGKEEKHLKLSHVSRIISGQRTPIFQRHPRPEKEYQSFSLIYNDRSLDLICKDKDEAEVWFSGLKALISRAHQRKWRTESRSDGISSEANSPRTYTRRSSPLNSPFGSGDSLQKDADQLRLHSPYESPPKSGLDKPFSEVMLYSVPPKGYFPADSASGSVHSLSSGGSDSIHGQMRAMGIDAFRVSLSSAVSSSSQGSGHDDGDALGDVFIWGEGTGDGVLGGGPYKIGSCSGVKMDSSLPKALESALVLDVQNIACGGRHAALVTKQGEIFSWGEETRGRLGHGVDSDVLHPKLIDALSHTNIELVACGEYHTCAVTLSGDLYTWGDGHFGLLGHGNEVSHWVPKRVNGPLEGIHVSSISCGPWHTAVVTSAGQLFTFGDGTFGVLGHGDRRSVSIPREVESLKGLRTVRAACGVWHTAAVVEVMVGNSSSSNCSSGKLFTWGDGDKYRLGHGDREAKLVPTCVAALVEPTFCRVACGHSLTVALTTSGHVYTMGSPVYGQLGIPHADGKLPTRVEGRLKSYVEEIACGAYHVAVLTSRTEVYTWGKGANGRLGHGDTDDKSSPTLVESLKDKQVKSIACGTNFTAAICLHKWVSGVDRSMCSGCRVPFNFKRKRHNCYNCGFVFCHSCSSRKSLKASMAPNPNKPYRVCDNCFSKLKKAIENDALSQSSVSRRGSINQGFNELIEKDEKPDSRSRPHLARFSSMESLKQGESRSSKRNKKLEFNSSRVSPIPNGSSQWGALNISKSFNPVFGSSKKFFSASVPGSRIVSRATSPISRRPSPPRSTTPTPTLGGLTSPKMVVDDAKRTNESLSQEIIKLRSQVENLSRKAQLQEIELERTAKQLKEAIALAGEETAKCQAAKEAAKEVIKSLTAQLKDMAERLPVGAARNIKSPGSFPSNPTSNEVSSASIERLNGVSNASIERLNGVSNASIEQLNGVSNVSIERLHGVSNASIDQLNGVSNASIDRLNDQITCREPDSNGSNSQFSNWSSTTSNHSSGHNRQVQSETTIRSGSRMKEGESRNDNEWVEQDEPGVYITLTSLPGGVKDLKRVRFSRKRFSEKQAEQWWAENRGRVYEQYNVRMGDKSSVGVASEDLGH is encoded by the exons CCAATCTTTCAAAGGCATCCACGGCCCGAGAAAGAGTACCAGTCCTTTTCACTTATATACAACGACAGGTCATTGGATCTG ATTTGCAAAGATAAAGATGAAGCTGAGGTATGGTTTAGCGGTCTAAAGGCACTAATTTCACGAGCTCATCAAAGGAAATGGAGAACGGAGTCAAGGAGCGATGGTATTTCATCTGAAGCTAATAGTCCCCGTACATACACACGAAGGAGTTCTCCTTTGAATTCTCCATTTGGTAGTGGAGATAGCTTGCAGAAG GATGCTGATCAGCTTCGCCTTCATAGTCCATATGAAAGTCCTCCCAAAAGTGGCCTGGATAAGCCATTTTCAGAAGTAATGCTATATTCAGTGCCTCCTAAGGGTTATTTCCCTGCAGATTCTGCTAGTGGTTCTGTCCATTCTTTATCCTCTGGAGGGTCAGATAGCATACATGGTCAAATGAGAGCTATGGGGATAGATGCTTTTAGGGTGAGCCTGTCAAGTGCTGTGAGCTCATCAAGCCAGGGTTCTGGTCATGATGATGGTGATGCCTTGGGGGATGTTTTCATTTGGGGGGAAGGTACTGGGGATGGTGTTCTTGGTGGTGGACCTTACAAAATTGGAAGTTGTTCTGGTGTTAAAATGGACTCTTCACTGCCAAAAGCATTAGAATCTGCACTTGTTCTTGATGTTCAGAATATTGCTTGTGGTGGTCGACATGCTGCTTTAGTAACCAAACAAGGAGAGATTTTTTCCTGGGGAGAGGAAACGCGTGGCAGACTGGGGCATGGTGTAGATTCTGATGTTTTGCATCCAAAGCTCATTGATGCTCTCAGCCATACAAACATTGAACTTGTAGCATGTGGTGAGTACCATACATGTGCCGTAACTCTTTCAGGTGATCTGTATACATGGGGTGATGGCCATTTTGGTCTTCTTGGGCATGGAAATGAAGTCAGCCACTGGGTCCCAAAAAGGGTGAATGGACCTTTGGAGGGTATACATGTTTCATCTATCTCATGTGGGCCCTGGCATACTGCTGTTGTGACTTCTGCTGGGCAGTTGTTTACTTTTGGTGATGGAACATTTGGTGTTTTGGGTCATGGAGATCGGAGAAGTGTTTCCATACCCAGGGAAGTGGAGTCACTTAAGGGGCTCCGGACTGTACGGGCAGCTTGTGGTGTTTGGCATACTGCTGCAGTTGTTGAAGTCATGGTTGGGAATTCAAGTTCCAGCAACTGCTCTTCTGGAAAGCTGTTTACATGGGGAGATGGGGATAAATATCGACTTGGACATGGTGACAGGGAAGCAAAACTTGTGCCCACTTGTGTTGCTGCCCTAGTTGAACCCACCTTTTGTCGAGTTGCTTGTGGGCATAGCCTGACTGTTGCACTTACAACTTCAGGCCATGTCTACACAATGGGTAGTCCTGTTTATGGTCAGTTAGGAATTCCTCATGCTGATGGAAAGCTGCCTACTCGTGTTGAGGGAAGGCTCAAGAGTTATGTGGAGGAGATAGCTTGTGGTGCCTACCATGTTGCTGTTTTAACTTCAAGAACTGAGGTCTACACATGGGGAAAGGGAGCAAATGGTCGACTGGGTCATGGTGATACAGATGACAAAAGTTCACCCACTTTAGTAGAGTCTCTGAAAGACAAACAAGTCAAAAGCATTGCTTGTGGTACAAATTTTACTGCAGCTATCTGCCTGCATAAGTGGGTCTCTGGGGTTGATCGGTCTATGTGTTCTGGTTGCCGCGTGCcatttaatttcaaaaggaAACGGCATAACTGTTATAATTGTGGATTTGTTTTTTGTCATTCATGCAGCAGCAGGAAATCGCTGAAGGCCTCTATGGCACCAAACCCGAATAAACCTTACCGGGTTTGTGATAATTGTTTCAGCAAACTAAAGAAAGCCATTGAAAACGATGCTTTATCTCAGTCTTCTGTGAGTAGAAGAGGAAGCATTAATCAGGGGTTTAATGAACTAATTGAAAAAGATGAGAAGCCAGATTCTAGATCTCGTCCTCATCTTGCTAGATTTTCCTCAATGGAGTCCCTGAAGCAAGGAGAAAGTCGTTCTTCCAAGAGAAATAAGAAACTAGAATTCAATAGTAGTCGTGTGTCACCTATTCCTAATGGAAGTTCCCAGTGGGGGGCTCTTAACATCTCTAAATCATTTAATCCAGTATTTGGGTCATCCAAGAAATTCTTCTCTGCTTCTGTTCCTGGATCCAGAATTGTATCTCGGGCTACATCACCAATATCAAGACGCCCAAGTCCACCTCGTTCAACAACCCCAACGCCCACTCTAGGTGGACTTACCTCTCCGAAAATGGTTGTGGATGATGCTAAGAGAACAAATGAAAGCCTTAGtcaagaaattattaaattaagatCACAG GTGGAAAATCTGAGTCGCAAAGCACAACTTCAAGAAATCGAGTTGGAAAGGACTGCTAAGCAGCTAAAGGAAGCAATAGCACTTGCAGGGGAGGAAACTGCAAAATGTCAAGCAGCAAAGGAAGCAGCAAAGGAAGTGATCAAGTCACTCACTGCCCAA CTGAAGGATATGGCTGAAAGGCTGCCTGTGGGAGCAGCCCGAAACATCAAGTCACCTGGTTCCTTTCCTTCTAATCCTACTTCCAATGAAGTTTCAAGTGCTTCTATTGAACGATTGAATGGAGTTTCAAATGCTTCTATTGAACGGTTGAATGGAGTTTCAAATGCCTCTATTGAACAATTGAATGGAGTTTCAAACGTGTCTATTGAACGATTGCATGGGGTTTCAAATGCTTCCATTGACCAATTGAATGGAGTTTCAAATGCTTCTATTGACCGATTGAATGATCAAATAACATGTCGAGAACCAGATTCCAATGGATCGAACAGCCAGTTTTCAAATTGGTCGAGCACCACTAGTAACCACAGTTCAGGCCATAACAGGCAAGTCCAGTCAGAAACAACCATCAGAAGTGGGAGCAGAATGAAAGAAGGTGAATCTCGCAATGACAATGAATGGGTTGAGCAAGATGAGCCAGGTGTTTACATCACACTTACCTCTCTACCCGGAGGTGTTAAAGATCTCAAGCGAGTAAGATTCAG TCGGAAGCGATTTAGCGAGAAACAAGCAGAACAGTGGTGGGCTGAGAACCGAGGAAGGGTGTATGAACAGTACAACGTGCGGATGGGTGATAAATCAAGCGTGGGTGTTGCTAGTGAGGACTTAGGACATTGA
- the LOC127788584 gene encoding PH, RCC1 and FYVE domains-containing protein 1-like isoform X2 gives MFRTQKRMTSEANRTAGSVERDIEQDESVLIWFSGKEEKHLKLSHVSRIISGQRTPIFQRHPRPEKEYQSFSLIYNDRSLDLICKDKDEAEVWFSGLKALISRAHQRKWRTESRSDGISSEANSPRTYTRRSSPLNSPFGSGDSLQKDADQLRLHSPYESPPKSGLDKPFSEVMLYSVPPKGYFPADSASGSVHSLSSGGSDSIHGQMRAMGIDAFRVSLSSAVSSSSQGSGHDDGDALGDVFIWGEGTGDGVLGGGPYKIGSCSGVKMDSSLPKALESALVLDVQNIACGGRHAALVTKQGEIFSWGEETRGRLGHGVDSDVLHPKLIDALSHTNIELVACGEYHTCAVTLSGDLYTWGDGHFGLLGHGNEVSHWVPKRVNGPLEGIHVSSISCGPWHTAVVTSAGQLFTFGDGTFGVLGHGDRRSVSIPREVESLKGLRTVRAACGVWHTAAVVEVMVGNSSSSNCSSGKLFTWGDGDKYRLGHGDREAKLVPTCVAALVEPTFCRVACGHSLTVALTTSGHVYTMGSPVYGQLGIPHADGKLPTRVEGRLKSYVEEIACGAYHVAVLTSRTEVYTWGKGANGRLGHGDTDDKSSPTLVESLKDKQVKSIACGTNFTAAICLHKWVSGVDRSMCSGCRVPFNFKRKRHNCYNCGFVFCHSCSSRKSLKASMAPNPNKPYRVCDNCFSKLKKAIENDALSQSSVSRRGSINQGFNELIEKDEKPDSRSRPHLARFSSMESLKQGESRSSKRNKKLEFNSSRVSPIPNGSSQWGALNISKSFNPVFGSSKKFFSASVPGSRIVSRATSPISRRPSPPRSTTPTPTLGGLTSPKMVVDDAKRTNESLSQEIIKLRSQVENLSRKAQLQEIELERTAKQLKEAIALAGEETAKCQAAKEAAKEVIKSLTAQLKDMAERLPVGAARNIKSPGSFPSNPTSNEVSSASIERLNGVSNASIERLNGVSNASIEQLNGVSNVSIERLHGVSNASIDQLNGVSNASIDRLNDQITCREPDSNGSNSQFSNWSSTTSNHSSGHNRQVQSETTIRSGSRMKEGESRNDNEWVEQDEPGVYITLTSLPGGVKDLKRVRFSRKRFSEKQAEQWWAENRGRVYEQYNVRMGDKSSVGVASEDLGH, from the exons CCAATCTTTCAAAGGCATCCACGGCCCGAGAAAGAGTACCAGTCCTTTTCACTTATATACAACGACAGGTCATTGGATCTG ATTTGCAAAGATAAAGATGAAGCTGAGGTATGGTTTAGCGGTCTAAAGGCACTAATTTCACGAGCTCATCAAAGGAAATGGAGAACGGAGTCAAGGAGCGATGGTATTTCATCTGAAGCTAATAGTCCCCGTACATACACACGAAGGAGTTCTCCTTTGAATTCTCCATTTGGTAGTGGAGATAGCTTGCAGAAG GATGCTGATCAGCTTCGCCTTCATAGTCCATATGAAAGTCCTCCCAAAAGTGGCCTGGATAAGCCATTTTCAGAAGTAATGCTATATTCAGTGCCTCCTAAGGGTTATTTCCCTGCAGATTCTGCTAGTGGTTCTGTCCATTCTTTATCCTCTGGAGGGTCAGATAGCATACATGGTCAAATGAGAGCTATGGGGATAGATGCTTTTAGGGTGAGCCTGTCAAGTGCTGTGAGCTCATCAAGCCAGGGTTCTGGTCATGATGATGGTGATGCCTTGGGGGATGTTTTCATTTGGGGGGAAGGTACTGGGGATGGTGTTCTTGGTGGTGGACCTTACAAAATTGGAAGTTGTTCTGGTGTTAAAATGGACTCTTCACTGCCAAAAGCATTAGAATCTGCACTTGTTCTTGATGTTCAGAATATTGCTTGTGGTGGTCGACATGCTGCTTTAGTAACCAAACAAGGAGAGATTTTTTCCTGGGGAGAGGAAACGCGTGGCAGACTGGGGCATGGTGTAGATTCTGATGTTTTGCATCCAAAGCTCATTGATGCTCTCAGCCATACAAACATTGAACTTGTAGCATGTGGTGAGTACCATACATGTGCCGTAACTCTTTCAGGTGATCTGTATACATGGGGTGATGGCCATTTTGGTCTTCTTGGGCATGGAAATGAAGTCAGCCACTGGGTCCCAAAAAGGGTGAATGGACCTTTGGAGGGTATACATGTTTCATCTATCTCATGTGGGCCCTGGCATACTGCTGTTGTGACTTCTGCTGGGCAGTTGTTTACTTTTGGTGATGGAACATTTGGTGTTTTGGGTCATGGAGATCGGAGAAGTGTTTCCATACCCAGGGAAGTGGAGTCACTTAAGGGGCTCCGGACTGTACGGGCAGCTTGTGGTGTTTGGCATACTGCTGCAGTTGTTGAAGTCATGGTTGGGAATTCAAGTTCCAGCAACTGCTCTTCTGGAAAGCTGTTTACATGGGGAGATGGGGATAAATATCGACTTGGACATGGTGACAGGGAAGCAAAACTTGTGCCCACTTGTGTTGCTGCCCTAGTTGAACCCACCTTTTGTCGAGTTGCTTGTGGGCATAGCCTGACTGTTGCACTTACAACTTCAGGCCATGTCTACACAATGGGTAGTCCTGTTTATGGTCAGTTAGGAATTCCTCATGCTGATGGAAAGCTGCCTACTCGTGTTGAGGGAAGGCTCAAGAGTTATGTGGAGGAGATAGCTTGTGGTGCCTACCATGTTGCTGTTTTAACTTCAAGAACTGAGGTCTACACATGGGGAAAGGGAGCAAATGGTCGACTGGGTCATGGTGATACAGATGACAAAAGTTCACCCACTTTAGTAGAGTCTCTGAAAGACAAACAAGTCAAAAGCATTGCTTGTGGTACAAATTTTACTGCAGCTATCTGCCTGCATAAGTGGGTCTCTGGGGTTGATCGGTCTATGTGTTCTGGTTGCCGCGTGCcatttaatttcaaaaggaAACGGCATAACTGTTATAATTGTGGATTTGTTTTTTGTCATTCATGCAGCAGCAGGAAATCGCTGAAGGCCTCTATGGCACCAAACCCGAATAAACCTTACCGGGTTTGTGATAATTGTTTCAGCAAACTAAAGAAAGCCATTGAAAACGATGCTTTATCTCAGTCTTCTGTGAGTAGAAGAGGAAGCATTAATCAGGGGTTTAATGAACTAATTGAAAAAGATGAGAAGCCAGATTCTAGATCTCGTCCTCATCTTGCTAGATTTTCCTCAATGGAGTCCCTGAAGCAAGGAGAAAGTCGTTCTTCCAAGAGAAATAAGAAACTAGAATTCAATAGTAGTCGTGTGTCACCTATTCCTAATGGAAGTTCCCAGTGGGGGGCTCTTAACATCTCTAAATCATTTAATCCAGTATTTGGGTCATCCAAGAAATTCTTCTCTGCTTCTGTTCCTGGATCCAGAATTGTATCTCGGGCTACATCACCAATATCAAGACGCCCAAGTCCACCTCGTTCAACAACCCCAACGCCCACTCTAGGTGGACTTACCTCTCCGAAAATGGTTGTGGATGATGCTAAGAGAACAAATGAAAGCCTTAGtcaagaaattattaaattaagatCACAG GTGGAAAATCTGAGTCGCAAAGCACAACTTCAAGAAATCGAGTTGGAAAGGACTGCTAAGCAGCTAAAGGAAGCAATAGCACTTGCAGGGGAGGAAACTGCAAAATGTCAAGCAGCAAAGGAAGCAGCAAAGGAAGTGATCAAGTCACTCACTGCCCAA CTGAAGGATATGGCTGAAAGGCTGCCTGTGGGAGCAGCCCGAAACATCAAGTCACCTGGTTCCTTTCCTTCTAATCCTACTTCCAATGAAGTTTCAAGTGCTTCTATTGAACGATTGAATGGAGTTTCAAATGCTTCTATTGAACGGTTGAATGGAGTTTCAAATGCCTCTATTGAACAATTGAATGGAGTTTCAAACGTGTCTATTGAACGATTGCATGGGGTTTCAAATGCTTCCATTGACCAATTGAATGGAGTTTCAAATGCTTCTATTGACCGATTGAATGATCAAATAACATGTCGAGAACCAGATTCCAATGGATCGAACAGCCAGTTTTCAAATTGGTCGAGCACCACTAGTAACCACAGTTCAGGCCATAACAGGCAAGTCCAGTCAGAAACAACCATCAGAAGTGGGAGCAGAATGAAAGAAGGTGAATCTCGCAATGACAATGAATGGGTTGAGCAAGATGAGCCAGGTGTTTACATCACACTTACCTCTCTACCCGGAGGTGTTAAAGATCTCAAGCGAGTAAGATTCAG TCGGAAGCGATTTAGCGAGAAACAAGCAGAACAGTGGTGGGCTGAGAACCGAGGAAGGGTGTATGAACAGTACAACGTGCGGATGGGTGATAAATCAAGCGTGGGTGTTGCTAGTGAGGACTTAGGACATTGA
- the LOC127788597 gene encoding signal peptide peptidase-like, which yields MRNTERFANIALAGLTLAPLVIKVDPNLNVILTACLTVYVGCYRSVKSTPPSETMSNEHAMRFPLVGSAMLLSLFLLFKFLSKDLVNAVLTCYFFVLGIVALSATLLPAIRRFLPKHWNEDSIVWRFPYLRSLEVEFTRSQIVAAIPGTFFCAWYASRKHWLANNILGLSFCVQGIEMLSLGSFKTGGILLAGLFVYDIFWVFFTPVMVSVAKSFDAPIKLLFPTADATRPYSMLGLGDIVIPGIFVALALRFDVSRGKASQYFTSAFLGYTVGLVLTIIVMNWFQAAQPALLYIVPAVSGFLAAHCMWNGDVKQLLEFDESRTSGGSSQEEDDVKLSKKTE from the exons ATGAGGAATACCGAGCGTTTTGCTAATATTGCCCTAGCAG GTTTGACTTTGGCACCGCTGGTTATAAAGGTAGATCCAAACTTAAATGTAATTTTGACTGCATGCTTAACGGTTTACGTGGGTTGCTACCGCTCAGTAAAGTCAACTCCTCCTTCA GAAACAATGTCTAATGAACATGCTATGCGTTTCCCTTTAGTTGGGAGTGCGATGCTTCTGTCGCTATTCTTGCTGTTTAAGTTTCTGTCCAAGGATTTGGTTAATGCTGTTTTGACGTGCTACTTCTTTGTACTCGGCATTGTTGCTCTCTC GGCAACACTGTTACCTGCAATCAGACGTTTCTTGCCAAAGCATTGGAATGAAGACTCAATTGTCTGGCGTTTCCCCTATCTCCGTT CTTTGGAGGTTGAGTTCACAAGGTCTCAGATTGTTGCAGCAATCCCTGGAACTTTTTTCTGTGCCTGGTATGCTTCACGGAAGCATTGGCTGGCTAACAATATACTGGGTCTCTCATTCTGCGTTCAG GGAATTGAAATGCTATCACTTGGATCCTTCAAGACTGGTGGCATCCTTCTG GCTGGACTTTTTGTATATGATATTTTCTGGGTTTTCTTTACCCCAGTGATGGTTAGCGTTGCCAAGTCTTTTGATGCTCCTATAAAG CTTTTATTCCCAACAGCAGATGCTACACGCCCATATTCGATGCTTGGACTTGGGGACATAGTTATCCCAG GCATTTTTGTAGCATTGGCATTGCGTTTTGATGTCTCCAGGGGAAAAGCAAGCCAGTATTTCACGAGTGCTTTTCTCGGATACACAGTTGGTTTGGTCCTTACCATTATAGTCATGAATTGGTTCCAAGCTGCACAG CCTGCATTACTATATATAGTACCGGCTGTTAGTGGATTTTTGGCAGCTCATTGCATGTGGAATGGTGATGTCAAACAG TTGTTGGAGTTTGACGAATCCAGGACTAGTGGTGGTTCATCACAAGAAGAGGATGATGTCAAGTTGAGCAAGAAAACGGAGTAA